A DNA window from Solanum lycopersicum chromosome 3, SLM_r2.1 contains the following coding sequences:
- the LOC138347625 gene encoding uncharacterized protein yields MAQAITMQAQAMTAQVNRQDVLRENPPVRSIADRLRDFTRMNPPIFTGAKTSEDPQEFIDELHKILVAMGATDIEKAELASYQLKDVAQTWCKMWFFPREMKEAKVEEFINLKQGSMTVREYSLKFVKLSRYATPLVSTSREEMSRFLTGINGDLEEDCQAAMLHDNMDLSRLMMHVQRVEDSRKRRGVRDVRRPRPQDQAGPSHRGHGNNFGIREQLKFKKGQQSAGNSDPQRNTMPRGGRPEPKRGNGGEMQRPRKTCTKCGRTHLGECRQGTNACFGCGKSGHMVIDCPQNRSQAGGNAQPRPTPHNAAAAEPPKRNKFNALKGREEQEKSADVVTGMLQVFSTYVYALLDPRSTLSFVTPLLALTFEVLPEVLHDPIVVSTPLGENVKADRVYQNCPIVVSGRAIKCEFWLRSVTFLGHVMSDQGVEVDPRKTEAVKKWPKPLTPTYIHSFLGLTGYYRRFVEGFSSIAAPLTALTKKKSNGGVSVHPSSESSLMVEVKKGQHLDPVLMEMKDSVLLKMNESFDLGDDGILRYQNRLCVPDVDDLRTKIVTEAHGSRYSIHPGSTKILTKSAHFIPVKSTYRAEDYARLYIDEIVRCYHSNIGMASFEALYGRRCRSPVGWFEVGESSILGPEIIHEALEKVRLIRDRLATAYSRQKSYADNRKRPLEFNVGDQVYMKISPMKGVMRFGRKGKLSPRYVGPYEILQRVG; encoded by the exons atggcacaggccatcacgatgcaggcccaagctatgactgcccaagtcaaCCGGCAGGATGTTCTGAGGGAAAACCCACCGGTTCGCAGCATAGCTGACAGACtgcgagacttcacgaggatgaatcctccaattttCACAGGGGCTAAGACTTCAGAAGATCCTCAGGAATTTATAGACGAGTTGCATAAGATACTGGTGGCCATGGGGGccactgatattgagaaggctgagttggcttCCTACCAGCTCAAAGATGTTGCCCAGACTTGGTGCAAAATGTG gttcttccctagagagatgaaagaggccaaggttgaggagttcatcaacctcaagcaaggATCCATGactgtcagggagtattccctgaagtttgtgaagTTATCAAG gtatgctactccCTTGGTTTCTACCAGCAGGGAGGAGATGAGCAGattcctcacaggaatcaatGGAGACCTGGAGGAGGATTGTCAggctgcgatgctccatgataatatggacctttcTAGATTAATGATGCATGTCCAGCGGGTAGAGGACAGCCGAAAGAGGAGAGGAGTACGTGATGttaggaggcctaggcctcaagatcaggcaggTCCCAGCCATAGAGGCCATGGAAACAATTTTGGCATCCGCGAGCAGCTCAAATTCAAGAAGGGGCAACAGAGTGCTGGAAATTCTGACCCTCAGAGAAATACAATGCCTAGAGGAGGCAGACCTGAACCCAAGaggggcaatggaggtgagatgcagcgtcCAAGGAAgacttgtactaagtgtggccGAACTCACCTTGGAGAATGtagacagggcactaatgcctgtTTCGGTTGCggtaagagtggacacatggtcATAGACTGTCCCCAGAACAGAAGTCAGGCTGggggtaatgctcagcctaggcctacCCCACATAATGCAGCAGCAGCCGAGCCTCCGAAGAGGAACAAATTTAATGCCTTGAAAGgtagggaggagcaggagaagtccgctgatgtggtcacaggtatgctgcaagtattctcaacttatgtttatgctttacttgatccaaggtctacgctttcctttgtgACTCCTCTACTTGCCCTTACTTTTGAAGTACTACCTGAAGtcctgcatgatcctatagtggttagtacgcctttaggagaaaatgtgaaAGCTGATAGGGTATACCAgaattgcccaatagttgtgagtggcagggctat caagtgtgaattctggctgagatcagtgaccttcctgggccATGTTATGTCCGATCAAGGTGTAGAAGTGGACCCCAGAAAGACTGAAGCAGTTAAGAAGTGGCCAAAGCCTCTTACACCCACCTATATCCATAGCTTTCTGGGATTGACTGGTTATTACCGCAGGTTCgtggagggattttcttccattgctgccccacttacagccttgacaaagaagaaatccaa tggaggtgtttcagttcaccctagttctgaatcatccctgATGGTGGAAGTCAAaaagggtcagcatcttgaccctgtgttgatggagatgaaggactcagtgttgttaaaaatgaatgagtcttttgatttgggagatgatggcatacttagATACCAGAACCGGTTGTGCGTACCAGATGTAGATGATTTACGGACCAAGATTGttacagaggcccatggttccagatattccatacatccaggttccacaaaaat attgactaagtctgcccactttatccctgtgaagtctacttacagggcCGAGGATTACGCGAgactttacattgatgagattgtgagatg ctatcactccaaCATTGGGATGGCATcgtttgaggcattgtatggtaggaggtgtagatctccagttgggtggttcgaggttggagagtcatctattctgggtccagagatcattcatgaggccttggagaaagttagactgattagggacaggttggctaCCGCTTACAGCCGacaaaagtcatatgcagacaacagaaagCGACCCTTAGAATTTAACGTTGGTGACCAGGTTTACATGAAGATatcgcctatgaaaggggtgatgcgatttggtagaaaagggaagcttagtccgaggtatgtggggccatatgagatcctacagcgcGTGGGttag
- the LOC101260704 gene encoding protein DA1-related 2-like isoform X2, whose amino-acid sequence MSSSNVNQFSQPCIYGYFVSSYAERKSRFMKWLTKIFKGNRGLPRGQQPQFLGDENMVWRAPARTLDDHSKASKEKEELDHATAVSLSEDLKRPGYKCRTDNDEDLERSLDHDLSSSSYPPYPPPYAPSYAPWEYNPRSYRICNGCHGDIGSGNYLGCMGTFFHPECFLCRACGYPITEHEFSLSGNNTYHKSCFREMTHPKCEVCFQFIPTNAAGLIEYRCHPFWSQKYCPSHEHDVTKRCCSCERLEPWNARYVSLGDGRSLCLECMESAIMDTGDCQPLYHAIRDYYEGMNMKIEQQVPMLLVERQALNEAIEGEKHGFHHMPETRGLCLSEEQTVTSILKRPRMGGREVVGIRTHPQKLTRKCEVTAILVLFGLPRLLTGAILAHELMHAWLRLKGYRNLSLEVEEGICQVLSYMWLESEVMPGSRDMPSTSTASSSSMSSTKKGVKSGVENKLGEFFMHQIAHDTSPAYGGGFRSANEAVNKYGLRCTLDHIRLTGSFPL is encoded by the exons ATGTCTTCTTCAAATGTCAATCAGTTTTCTCAGCCTTGCATATATG GTTACTTTGTTTCTTCATACGCAGAGAGGAAGTCAAGGTTTATGAAATGGCTGACTAAAATTTTCAAGGGTAATAGGGGATTGCCACGTGGACAGCAACCCCAGTTTCTAGGAGATGAGAATATGGTTTGGCGTGCTCCTGCCAGAACATTG GATGATCACTCTAAGGCTAGTAAAGAGAAAGAGGAGCTAGACCATGCGACTGCAGTCTCTTTGTCCGAAGATTTAAAAAGACCAG GATACAAATGCAGGACTGACAATGATGAAGATCTCGAAAGATCACTTGATCACGACCTTAGTTCGTCATCATATCCTCCATATCCTCCTCCGTATGCTCCTTCATATGCCCCTTGGGAATATAATCCCAGAAGTTATAG GATATGCAATGGCTGCCATGGGGATATTGGCTCTGGCAATTACTTGGGGTGCATGGGAACTTTCTTTCATCCAGAGTGCTTTCTTTGTCGTGCCTGTGGTTACCCAATTACTGAACATGAG TTTTCTTTGTCAGGGAACAATACGTATCACAAATCATGCTTCAGGGAAATGACTCACCCCAAATGTGAAGTTTGCTTCCAATTT ATCCCAACAAATGCAGCAGGCTTGATTGAGTATAGGTGCCACCCGTTTTGGTCTCAGAAATATTGTCCTTCACATGAGCACGATGTCACCAAACGATGCTGTAGTTGTGAACGTCTGGAG CCATGGAATGCAAGATATGTATCACTTGGGGATGGTAGAAGCTTATGCTTAGAGTGCATGGAATCTGCCATCATGGATACTGGGGATTGCCAACCACTTTACCATGCCATCAGAGACTATTATGAAGGCATGAACATGAAAATAGAACAGCAAGTTCCTATGCTTCTTGTTGAAAGACAAGCCCTTAATGAAGCCATTGAAGGGGAAAAGCAT GGTTTCCATCATATGCCCGAAACCAGAGGTTTATGCCTATCAGAAGAGCAGACAGTCACCAGT ATACTCAAGAGGCCGAGAATGGGTGGTCGTGAAGTAGTGGGAATCAGAACACACCCTCAGAAGCTAACTAGAAAGTGTGAAGTTACAGCTATTCTAGTATTGTTTGGTCTACCAAG ATTACTTACTGGTGCTATTCTTGCTCATGAACTGATGCATGCATGGTTACGTCTAAAAG GATACCGTAATCTCAGCCTTGAGGTAGAGGAAGGAATCTGTCAAGTGCTTTCCTACATGTGGCTGGAATCAGAGGTAATGCCAGGATCCAGAGATATGCCATCAACATCAACTGCTTCATCCTCATCAATGTCGTCAACCAAGAAAGGTGTTAAGTCTGGAGTAGAGAATAAGCTGGGTGAGTTTTTCATGCACCAGATCGCCCATGATACTTCTCCAGCATATGGTGGGGGATTCAGATCTGCTAATGAAGCCGTGAATAAGTATGGTTTAAGATGTACATTGGATCACATTCGCCTGACAGGAAGTTTTCCATTATGA
- the LOC101258042 gene encoding ras-related protein RABA2b-like produces MAYKVDHEYDYLFKIVLIGDSGVGKSNILSRFTRNEFCLESKSTIGVEFATRTLQVEGKTVKAQIWDTAGQERYRAITSAYYRGAVGALLVYDITKRQTFENVHRWLRELRDHADSNIVIMMAGNKSDLNHLRAIPDHDARLLAEKEGLSFLETSALEALNVEKAFQTILLDIYQIISRKALAAQEAGATPGQGTVIKVGDNSGNSNTRPCCSN; encoded by the exons ATGGCTTACAAGGTGGatcatgaatatgattatttattcaAGATTGTTTTGATTGGAGATTCAGGTGTCGGAAAATCAAACATTCTCTCCAGATTTACGCGAAATGAATTCTGTTTGGAGTCTAAATCCACCATTGGTGTCGAATTTGCAACTAGGACCCTCCAG GTAGAAGGAAAGACGGTAAAAGCACAAATATGGGACACAGCAGGGCAAGAAAGGTACAGAGCCATAACGAGTGCTTATTACAGAGGAGCCGTGGGAGCACTTTTGGTTTATGACATAACCAAGAGACAAACTTTTGAAAATGTGCACAGATGGCTGCGCGAGCTGAGGGACCATGCTGACTCAAACATTGTCATCATGATGGCTGGAAACAAGTCTGATTTGAACCATCTTCGAGCAATTCCAGATCATGATGCAAGACTCTTGGCTGAGAAAGAAGGGTTGTCATTTCTTGAAACCTCTGCATTAGAAGCTTTAAACGTTGAGAAGGCGTTTCAAACAATTTTGTTGGATATTTATCAGATAATCAGCAGAAAAGCTTTAGCAGCTCAAGAAGCTGGTGCTACTCCTGGTCAAGGAACTGTTATTAAGGTTGGAGACAATTCTGGCAATTCCAATACCAGACCATGTTGTTCCAACTAA
- the LOC101260704 gene encoding protein DA1-related 2-like isoform X1, with protein sequence MSSSNVNQFSQPCIYERKSRFMKWLTKIFKGNRGLPRGQQPQFLGDENMVWRAPARTLDDHSKASKEKEELDHATAVSLSEDLKRPGYKCRTDNDEDLERSLDHDLSSSSYPPYPPPYAPSYAPWEYNPRSYRICNGCHGDIGSGNYLGCMGTFFHPECFLCRACGYPITEHEFSLSGNNTYHKSCFREMTHPKCEVCFQFIPTNAAGLIEYRCHPFWSQKYCPSHEHDVTKRCCSCERLEPWNARYVSLGDGRSLCLECMESAIMDTGDCQPLYHAIRDYYEGMNMKIEQQVPMLLVERQALNEAIEGEKHGFHHMPETRGLCLSEEQTVTSILKRPRMGGREVVGIRTHPQKLTRKCEVTAILVLFGLPRLLTGAILAHELMHAWLRLKGYRNLSLEVEEGICQVLSYMWLESEVMPGSRDMPSTSTASSSSMSSTKKGVKSGVENKLGEFFMHQIAHDTSPAYGGGFRSANEAVNKYGLRCTLDHIRLTGSFPL encoded by the exons ATGTCTTCTTCAAATGTCAATCAGTTTTCTCAGCCTTGCATATATG AGAGGAAGTCAAGGTTTATGAAATGGCTGACTAAAATTTTCAAGGGTAATAGGGGATTGCCACGTGGACAGCAACCCCAGTTTCTAGGAGATGAGAATATGGTTTGGCGTGCTCCTGCCAGAACATTG GATGATCACTCTAAGGCTAGTAAAGAGAAAGAGGAGCTAGACCATGCGACTGCAGTCTCTTTGTCCGAAGATTTAAAAAGACCAG GATACAAATGCAGGACTGACAATGATGAAGATCTCGAAAGATCACTTGATCACGACCTTAGTTCGTCATCATATCCTCCATATCCTCCTCCGTATGCTCCTTCATATGCCCCTTGGGAATATAATCCCAGAAGTTATAG GATATGCAATGGCTGCCATGGGGATATTGGCTCTGGCAATTACTTGGGGTGCATGGGAACTTTCTTTCATCCAGAGTGCTTTCTTTGTCGTGCCTGTGGTTACCCAATTACTGAACATGAG TTTTCTTTGTCAGGGAACAATACGTATCACAAATCATGCTTCAGGGAAATGACTCACCCCAAATGTGAAGTTTGCTTCCAATTT ATCCCAACAAATGCAGCAGGCTTGATTGAGTATAGGTGCCACCCGTTTTGGTCTCAGAAATATTGTCCTTCACATGAGCACGATGTCACCAAACGATGCTGTAGTTGTGAACGTCTGGAG CCATGGAATGCAAGATATGTATCACTTGGGGATGGTAGAAGCTTATGCTTAGAGTGCATGGAATCTGCCATCATGGATACTGGGGATTGCCAACCACTTTACCATGCCATCAGAGACTATTATGAAGGCATGAACATGAAAATAGAACAGCAAGTTCCTATGCTTCTTGTTGAAAGACAAGCCCTTAATGAAGCCATTGAAGGGGAAAAGCAT GGTTTCCATCATATGCCCGAAACCAGAGGTTTATGCCTATCAGAAGAGCAGACAGTCACCAGT ATACTCAAGAGGCCGAGAATGGGTGGTCGTGAAGTAGTGGGAATCAGAACACACCCTCAGAAGCTAACTAGAAAGTGTGAAGTTACAGCTATTCTAGTATTGTTTGGTCTACCAAG ATTACTTACTGGTGCTATTCTTGCTCATGAACTGATGCATGCATGGTTACGTCTAAAAG GATACCGTAATCTCAGCCTTGAGGTAGAGGAAGGAATCTGTCAAGTGCTTTCCTACATGTGGCTGGAATCAGAGGTAATGCCAGGATCCAGAGATATGCCATCAACATCAACTGCTTCATCCTCATCAATGTCGTCAACCAAGAAAGGTGTTAAGTCTGGAGTAGAGAATAAGCTGGGTGAGTTTTTCATGCACCAGATCGCCCATGATACTTCTCCAGCATATGGTGGGGGATTCAGATCTGCTAATGAAGCCGTGAATAAGTATGGTTTAAGATGTACATTGGATCACATTCGCCTGACAGGAAGTTTTCCATTATGA
- the LOC138347626 gene encoding uncharacterized protein, which yields MNTWGTKGLRTGAAAARGNQNPPQAPAEGVAMPVNPAGLTDAEVRASLAQMAQAITMQAQAMTAQVNRQDVLRENPPARSIADRLRDFTRMNPPIFKGAKTSEDPQEFIDELHKILVAMGATDIEKAELASYQLKDVAQTWCKMWRDSHVLGGVPVTWELFKTAFLERFFPREMKEAKVEEFINLKQGSMTVREYSLKFVKLSRYATPLVSTSREEMSRFLTGINGDLEEDCRAAMLYDNMDLSRLMMHVQQVEDSRKRRGVRDVRRPRPQDQAGPSHGGHRNNFSVREQPKFKKGQQSAGNSDPQRNTTPRGGRPEPKRGNGGEMQRPRKTCTKCGRMHLGECRQGTNACFGCGKSGHMVIDCPQNRGQAGGNAQPRPTPHNAAAAEPPKRNRFYALKGREEQEKSADVVTGMLQVFSTSVYALLDPGSTLSFVTPLLALTFEILPEVLHDPIVVSTPLGENVRTESLYKNCPIVVSGKAIKCEFWLRSVTFLGHVVSDQGVEVDPRKTEAVKKWPKPLTPTDICSFLGLAGYYRRWLELLKDYDMNVHYHPGKANVVADALSRMSMGSTTHVEDEKKELVKEVHRLARLGVRLVDSTSGGVLVHPSSESSLIVEVKKGQHLDPVLMEMKDSVLLKMNESFALGDDGILRYQNRLCVPDVDDLRTKIVTEAHGSRYSIHPEIIHEALEKVRMIRDRLATAYSRQKSYADNRKRPLEFNVGDQEVPVEILDRQVKRLRNKEIATVKVLWRNHLVEGATWEAEADMRSRYPHLFNS from the exons atgaatacCTGGGGAACTAAGGGTCTGAGGACGGGAGCAGCAGCAGCTAGGGGTAATCagaatccaccccaggctccagctgaaggagtggccatgccagtgaacccagctgggttgactgatgcggaggtgagggcatctctagcccagatggcacaggccatcacgatgcaggcccaagctatgactgcccaagtcaaCCGGCAGGATGTTCTGAGGGAAAACCCACCGGCTCGCAGCATAGCTGACAGACtgcgagacttcacgaggatgaatcctccaattttCAAAGGGGCTAAGACTTCAGAAGATCCCCAGGAATTTATAGACGAGTTGCATAAGATACTGGTGGCCATGGGGGccactgatattgagaaggctgagttggcttcctaccagctcaaagatgttgcacagacttggtgcaaaatGTGGCGAGATAGCCATGTCCTAGGAGGGGTGCCAGTCACCTGGGAGCTGTTCAAGACAGCATTTTTGGAAaggttcttccctagagagatgaaagaggccaaggttgaggagttcatcaacctcaagcaaggATCCATGactgtcagggagtattccctgaagtttgtgaagTTATCAAG gtatgctactccCTTGGTTTCTACCAGCAGGGAGGAGATGAGCAGattcctcacaggaatcaatGGAGACCTGGAGGAAGATTGTCGGGCTGCGATGCTCTatgataatatggacctttctagattaatgatgcatgtccagcaggtagaggacagccgaaagaggagaggtgttcgtgatgttaggaggcctagacctcaagatcaggcaggtcccagccatggaggccatagaaacaattttagcGTCCGCGAGCAGCCCAAATTCAAGAAGGGGCAACAGAGTGCTGGAAATTCTGACCCTCAGAGAAATACAACGCCTAGAGGAGGCAGACCCGAACCCAAGaggggcaatggaggtgagatgcagcgtcCAAGGAAgacttgtactaagtgtggccGAATGCACCTTGGAGAATGtagacagggcactaatgcctgtttcggttgtggtaagagtggacacatggtcATAGACTGTCCCCAGAACAGAGGTCAGGCTGggggtaatgctcagcctaggcctacCCCACATAATGCAGCAGCAGCCGAACCTCCGAAGAGGAACAGATTTTATGCCTTGAAAGgtagggaggagcaggagaagtccgctgatgtggtcacaggtatgctgcaagtattctcaacttctgtttatgctttacttgatccagggtctacgctttcctttgtaactcctctgCTTGCCCTTACCTTTGAAATACTAcctgaagttctgcatgatcctatagtggttagtacgcctttaggagaaaatgtgagAACCGAAAGTTTATACAAgaattgcccaatagttgtgagtggcaaggctat caagtgtgaattctggctgagatcagtgaccttcttgggccatgttgtgtccgatcaaggTGTAGAAGTGGACCCCAGAAAGACTGAAGCAGTTAAGAAATGGCCAAAGCCTCTTACACCCACCGATATCTGTAGCTttctgggattggctggttactaccgcag atggttggagctgttgaaggattatgacatgaatgtgcactatcatccaggtaaggctaatgttgtggctgatgctttgagcaggatgagcatggggagtacaacccacgttgaggatgagaagaaggagctagtgaaagaGGTACACAGACTGGCCAGGCTGGGTGTAcggttggttgactctactagtggaggTGTATTAGTTcaccctagttctgaatcatccctgatagtggaagtcaagaagggtcagcatctcgatcctgtgttgatggagatgaaggactcagtgttgttaaaaatgaatgagtcttttgctttgggagatgatggcatacttagATACCAGAACCGGTTGTGCGTACCAGATGTAGATGATTTACGGACCAAGATTGttacagaggcccatggttccagatattccatacatccag agatcattcatgaggccttggaGAAAGTTAGAATGATTAGAGACAGGTTGGCTACCGCTTACAGCCGacaaaagtcatatgcagacaacagaaagcgacccttagaatttaacgttggtgaccag GAAgtacctgttgagatcttagacagacaggtcaagcggctgaggaacaaggagattgccacagtgaaggtattgtggagaaaccatcttgttgagggtgctacgtgggaggctgaggccgacatgagatcccgatatccacatcttttcaaCTCTTGA